The following is a genomic window from Rhododendron vialii isolate Sample 1 chromosome 9a, ASM3025357v1.
TAAGAAACATCTGAAGGAAATCAGGTTAGGAATACCCACTTTGGAACAAAAACCTAATAGTTTCACTTCCACCAGTGACAGCTGGAAGTTAGTCATTCATCTCCTTATGTTTGTTTATAATAAGAAACTGAATATCCAAGCCTGCTGAACTCTTAGTACATAGAGTTCACCCTCATATCACAGGCACCAAGGGGTTGTCAGTTTTGACTTAGGAGTAAAGGAAAACCACTTGAAGACCAACAACTGTAATAATTTCGTATGAACTCTTACAATGTGACatcagttaattttttttttagtataattgaCAGCATCATCAAGAGCTGAAACCAATACTAATTGCAGGTGAATAGAAGGTTTCACACGACTAAACAAAAAGCTCCCACAATTACACCCAATTATTGGCAAAAAGGATAGCAAAGCAATTAACATCATACTTAAAACTTATAAGCtgtacaagggaaaaaaaatacctcCTCGTTATCAAAAAGAGCAATCATCCGAATTGCATGCTCACTTGATAAATCACCGGGTGTTCCAGATGAGTCTATAAGAGCTCTCAATGCACAATAACTAGAAGCGAGATTATCCAATCTtccagaaaaaataaattcactgTTAGCACCTCCGAGGCAACTGGGTTGGGTATCACAAATGTTCAGCTCCATACTTGCTATGTCTTCGATGCCACAACTCAGCTCATCCGACAAAATCTGAACATCACAGCAACAAGGAACTTACAATGAAGGTATTCCAACAGAACTGTCACCAAAATCACAAACTGTGACCATATTGCTCATACTTTTATAGTGCAACCTCATTTTAACGTTGTGGATCTTAGATGTACAAAGAAGAAGTCAAAAAACAATACTTGATCTTGCAAGAGCATGGCAACAGAAGATGCAGATGTGTATAGTAGGAAACCAGTCATCCCAATGCTCAAATATAAGGTCGGTCAGAAACACCAAAGCAAGGGGACTGTGATCATCCATTGTGGAGGCATCTACAAGGTTGTAACTAAAGACTTAAATCAAGAAGAGGTACCTGCATAAGAATGGGATGATGCGCAGCTTTTGAAATATTACTTTTCTCTTTAGGATCCAAAGATGTATCCTCAAGCTTTGTTGCTAATAAGGGAACAAGGTGAGTCTCTAGGTTTGGCTTAAACCCATCCTTGTTCACTGTTctaaacaaccaaaacaaaagacaaaGAGAAAAACATCAGATATGTAAAGAACGTGGAATTAAACAACGGATAAGATTGAGACTCGGTAAATACCAAAGCAGAGCCTAAGCATGGTTTTAATTAGAATTATTTATCTAAAAAGctaccaaacaaaaataattttcagacGCCAAGGATATAAGTCACAGCTGCCGAATTGCACCAGTTTCTCAATAACTTGCACTTCAAGTTTGCGAAAATTGCATGACACAAGGATTGATAGATAATTGACATGATTAGCATGTAAATAGAAAATTGGAGATATGAAAAGGTAAATGGCAGTGACATAGCACCATGAAACAAAGCAAAGATAACCATGAGCCCATGAGAGAAAAACTTAACATCAAGAGAAATACCATATAACAGGAGAACATAAAGATTCAGACGTTTTTACACCCATGCTCATTCATTGACTATAAATAACGAATCCTCTCCATTTCAAGAATCTTCTTTACTAGATTCCAGCATTGTAAGACCATGGTTCCCAGAGCATTAAGATGCCAAATGAGTTTTGCATTGATGTTGATATGCATCAAATCAAATCGTAGAGCCAAAATGTTCTTGAAATATTGTCATCACATGAACACAAACtagagaacaaaagaaaaaaataatttagcaCCATGGATGCTCTGGTCCTGAACATTGAAAAAATATCAAACGACCTGGTACCTAATAAGAAGATGACCTGGCTTAAAGGTACCAACCGCAGTCAGGGTAAGCTTCAGCAGGTCCCACCCATGAAAGCTCAAGGTTCAGAAGAATTAAACTAAGTCAAATTTAAGCTTTAGCAGGTCCACCCATGAAAGCTCAAGGTTCAAACTATCTAAgtcaaatttaacaaatttaGAGTTTATGCACCATATCCTTTTCTTATtcatatttctttctccaatgaAACGAACAAAAATTCCTAAGTACTATTAAGCTGtcagtttgatttttggagCGAGTGCTATTCAAAGACCACTCAAAAATCGCTTCACAAATGCAGTAAATTGAGACCAACTCCATACTCATAGTCCAGCTTCTGGGTTAAACTAAATGAGTACCATCATTTTAGCCAATTAACACAATCAAGTATCAAATACACGGCCATAGTATCTTCAAAACATCAGATCTACCAACTTCCAACTTAGTGTTGCAGCAACAAGCAACTATAAATGACTATGTGCTTGCGAGTTAAATAATGTTTCATAGGATGGAAAAATAGAAACATAAATAATGACCTTAAGGAAGATTAACAAACCGGTCAAGATGAATGGCCAATGTTGGTATTCGTAAAATAGGCCTTTTCAATTTAATGAGCTTGTGCAGAAAAGAAccgtctttctctctcactatGACCCTTCCAGCTAAACTCAAGTCTCTATCAAACCATGTATGCCATAAACCACTTCCATAAGTTTGCACATTGACCATGAGATAGCCTGATTTGGAAGATGCGGACTTTGGTTTTAGTTTTAGACATGGACTATCAGTGTGCGCAGCAATTACATGAAAACCATTGCTGCCGCGGTACCTGCAAAGCTGACAGAGAACCTTATTAAGAAATATCactaaaagggaaaaaacaggGACCATATCACACTACATCAACAACAATAATCGTACCCATGTAATCCCAATAGCTGGCGTTATGGgcggggaggattggagacaggcCTAACCTTCGGCAACGTATGtgcaaagtggctgctctcaaaaaGTTCTACCCTTGAATCGTGGCCCCCCtatatctaaaaaaattgaggaCTATACGCCACATTATGTCTGCATTATTTCTTTCTACCTAAAAGTTCAAACGCAATTTTCTCCTCGGTCTATCCACTCCCCAGTCTATGTATGCAGTTGATTAAGTGTCTCATGATGCTTTTCAACTACTGCAACAAAGTATGATTCGACTTACTTTTCTCCAACTGCAAAGGCAACCAAACAAGACATATTCCTTGTAAATAAGTACCGTCCTCCAGGCTTTAGGTCCCATTCATCATTTTCATTCAGCAAGTGATATCCAGCAGCAATCAATTGTCGTTTTGCTTCAGCTATTTACAAAACCGCGTAAAAAGAGGTTAGAGTAATGTGACCAATACAAAAGTACCCGtcaataagaaaaagaaagaaaaaagatcaCAGCTCAATACAGATTTCATCATCAAGAAGCTCAGGGGTAGAACTCTAAACATTGGATGAGCATTTCATCAATATCGCGGATAATATACTCATTTTCGATACCTGTAGCATGAAATTGAGTCCAAGATTCGTTGAGATAATCCAGAAGACCGCCAACTATGGACGCACTCGCTCCAGAAGTTGGAGAGCTCTGCATTCACATCCACAAATGAGCTACAGAtaaaattctagagagagagagagagagagagaggattacCTCGGGGACTGATTCCGAGTTGGAGCAGAGTCGTCGACTCAGCGAGGGTTTACGAGCACGAGTGTAGCAGAGACTGTAATTAGGGTTGGAGAAGGGAGAGAGGCGAGGGAGTTTTGAGAAAAGCACGGAAGTGTTCACGGCGGCCGGCGGTGGCTGGAGGAGGTGCAGGCGAGCTATCGCCGCCATTTCTCACTTTCTCAGTGGCCACGAAGTGGTGCCAACTATATGGAATAGTAGATTTCGGTTTTTCCAGGAGAATTATAAACGTGGGAAAAGCAATTAATTAGGGAAACACGGAAAGCGTGATGCGTAGTCGCGTTTCTCAATAAGCATACAAAAGTAAGCGGCCCTAAGCAAATTTTAGCGGCCAAGATCAATATTTTACGGCCAGAAGGAAAATTTAGCGGCCATGACTGAAACCGAAGCGTGTTTGCCGTTTGCGCAATCCGAATTACAGGGAAAGCGTGATGTCTATGTGCAGCGCGCATAGGTAATCAGAAAGCAAAAGTTTGCGGTCAGACTATACAAACGTTCGCGGCCAGAACTCAAATAGAACCGCGTTTACGGTTCACGCTTTCAGTATTCCTTCTTCTCACCCCAAAATGCACAGAGCTCCAACGAAGCTACTTTTCCCATTAAGAAATCCCCACCCGAAACATGTTCATTCTCCTCTCCCCAtcaaatctcctctctctctctctctctctccattaccAAAATCAATATATCTCTTCAATCCCCATAAAAAATCTGTTTGCATTCTTCTTTTGGAGCAGGAAGTCGTACCGAAACACATTCTTGAAGTGGAAGAAGCCATAAAAAATCGTGATTTTCCCCATCTTGAACTTTAAATTGGTATATTAccatttcttgtttctattgTTGATCCTAAaaatatactaattttttttcaggaTT
Proteins encoded in this region:
- the LOC131300632 gene encoding probable aspartyl aminopeptidase, whose translation is MAAIARLHLLQPPPAAVNTSVLFSKLPRLSPFSNPNYSLCYTRARKPSLSRRLCSNSESVPESSPTSGASASIVGGLLDYLNESWTQFHATAEAKRQLIAAGYHLLNENDEWDLKPGGRYLFTRNMSCLVAFAVGEKYRGSNGFHVIAAHTDSPCLKLKPKSASSKSGYLMVNVQTYGSGLWHTWFDRDLSLAGRVIVREKDGSFLHKLIKLKRPILRIPTLAIHLDRTVNKDGFKPNLETHLVPLLATKLEDTSLDPKEKSNISKAAHHPILMQILSDELSCGIEDIASMELNICDTQPSCLGGANSEFIFSGRLDNLASSYCALRALIDSSGTPGDLSSEHAIRMIALFDNEEVGSESAQGAGAPTMFEAMRRIVGCLAQEYVEGAFERAIRRSFLVSADMAHGVHPNFMDKHEEHHRPELQKGLVIKHNANQRYATSGVTAFLFKEVAKIHNLPTQEFVVRNDMGCGSTIGPILASGVGIRTLDCGIAQLSMHSIREICAKDDIDIAYKHFKAFYQTFPSVDRKLEVD